Proteins from one Streptomyces roseifaciens genomic window:
- a CDS encoding DUF4142 domain-containing protein, producing MRMGHRFTTAAAALAMVAGPAGVALAQTDTEAAKDGSFLAMAHQGGLGEIAMGKDVKKNATTSCVKKTGEILVRDHTRLDKKITDLAKRLRVTLPDRAMAEQRKDLKSLQKKAHTREYDRLWLKLAAAGHVQALKMLDDEIAQGKNADVREAARMARPVVADHLKRVQVCQKQR from the coding sequence ATGCGTATGGGACACCGGTTCACGACCGCAGCGGCAGCCCTCGCCATGGTGGCGGGACCGGCGGGCGTCGCGCTCGCCCAGACGGACACGGAGGCGGCGAAGGACGGCTCCTTCCTGGCGATGGCCCATCAGGGCGGCCTCGGCGAGATCGCCATGGGCAAGGACGTCAAGAAGAACGCCACCACCTCGTGCGTCAAGAAGACCGGGGAGATCCTCGTCAGGGACCACACCCGGCTCGACAAGAAGATCACGGACCTCGCGAAGCGCCTGAGGGTGACCCTGCCCGACCGGGCCATGGCCGAGCAGCGCAAGGACCTGAAGAGCCTTCAGAAGAAGGCGCACACGCGCGAGTACGACCGGCTCTGGCTGAAGCTGGCGGCGGCCGGGCACGTCCAGGCCCTCAAGATGCTCGACGACGAGATCGCCCAGGGGAAGAACGCCGACGTGCGCGAAGCCGCCCGCATGGCGAGACCCGTGGTCGCCGACCACCTCAAGAGAGTGCAGGTGTGCCAGAAGCAACGCTGA